GCTTGCTCCCTCCAGCTTGGGAGTTTAGGCAGAGGTTTTGCAGCTACTGTGCTTTAACTTGCCTTGCAGTTGCACAGTGGAAGCATGTTGGTGGTGAGACAGTCCGAGCTTCTCTCTTGTTCTGAACAGACAGTTCATCCAGCTTAACAACCAAATACTGATTCAAGCTAGAAGTAAACTTTCCTCCATCCTCCTAGTTTAACTTTAACCCAGAACTGATCCCATCTAACCCAAGGTCACAGTTGCTTGTGACAGTATGAGGAAACAGCATGACCACACAGTTGTGTTAAGGGACAGGCTAATCTACTCAGGTACAGCATAAGCTTGAGCTGCTTGTGAAAGCTTGACATGGTGCATGTGAAATACACTGATTTTCAACTCCATGATTCTTTTATGAATGTAgcactgattattttttagCATCTAAACCTTTAATCAGAAATAGGTAGGTAGGCACTTCATTCTAAGTGTTTGAATTGCAAAGTTGGCACTGTTCAGGAATATATTTATTGTAAACTTAAGACAATCACTTTTATACAAACCAACCCTGCCCACAAGTACAGCCTCCCCTTCTCTAGTCTCACCACAGAAAAAGTTTAAGCAACCACCTCCACCCTCCTAGGCTATATGTTCTCACCCCACCACTACCTGGCTGCACAGGCATATGATTAACTATTCAAGGAACTGAATCAAATTGAACAACCAGCCTAGTCTAACTGCTTTGTTAATTGAAGCACACTAATTAATGCTAAATTCAGGACAAGGATTTGCTCCTGTATATAGctacacaggaggaaaaaacttCACTTAAATGACTGTGTGCTCCTTGAATAGTATTCTCCAAAATCTGTCACACATTGTAGAgcctcattttaaaaagaaattattatatttaataaactTCTTTCTCAAGAAGATCTCAACATACTGCAGTACCATCTAATTCTTACTTGTGTCATTGGCAGACCTCCACTGTTGCCACAGGTTCAAAAGATCCTTCATTGCAGCCTGCTTTGCCAACCTGCAGATGAAGGCTAGAAGGGAGAAATGGTCAAGAGGATCAGCCCTTTCCTTCACATGAACCGCAACAGAGTTGTCCAATtgtttgaaaggaaagaaaaaatgaagagaatatAGATATACAAACAGTGCTTAGTGCACTTGTGATTAATAAtgacaagaaataaatattgtcCTCCAAAAGACAGGCTATATTAAGCACAGCAAATTTTAGACATTTAACAGTCATCTGAATCATGAGCAGTCTCTTTCTGGTATTATACATCATCTTTACAACACACAACCTATAACCTTTGTACTCCTGACAAAGCACACGTAAGTCTGTAATTACACGAACTGGATGTCCTTTCTTCATATTACTCACTACTGCATTTGGAGCAGGAAGCATACTGGGGCTGCTTAGCAAGATAAAGGGAACAGGCTGTGGTAAGAGTTCAGACAGCCTTTTCTGAAGACAGCATAACTTCATTCCAAATTCTTCCAGTGAACTCTGGCCTCTTATGTACAGTTATTTTCCAGTAACTGGGTGCTAACACCTTCAGTTCAGTAATAAATATGCAATTATTTCCCTGCATTTGTCAGGAAACAGGAAGAGAGAACTGTTAATGTCCAAGAAGCATTTGTATTCCATGTCATCTGGAGCTGTAAACTCTCTGCTCCTTAATAAGACATATGTTATCATCTTAATAAGACACTGCTACTTTAGCTTGGTCCTCTGAAATGCTATCACAAATCATCCTACTTTCATTGCTCTCTAAACAAATGTGTCATTAGTTAAATTTTACTCTACCCATTTAGACATTACAGCTACAGTTGTCACGCTTATAATTAACTGTTAGGAATATCATCTTTGTTTTGTGAAGCCAGGCAAGTTGAAATAGTGAAGTTGAACTACTTTTGAAGTTCAtgtaaaagaacaaaagaaagcacCCAACTCAAAtgtgttataaaaaaaaaagtattatttagatgtcttaaaaaatataaggcacattttataaaatcaaaTAGCTATCCATCAAAACTTCGTTGCATATCCCCATACAAGATCATGTACTGGCAAATGTTAAGTAACAGTGGATAATCTCAACTAACATTTTATCCCAGTGCTAGCTGATAACAAGATCAGCTTGTCAACTCAAACAAGATAACATTGTAAGCTTTTGCAATGTTAGTATTTACAGCACAGTATCTTGGAAAACAATATATAAATTATGTTATGCCAAAGATATTAAGCAGTCTAATCCAAGATGGTGAAATGGGCTCTCCGCTACTTCTCTCTACGGCCTCACATGATGTTCATTGTAAGCAGGTACACAGAGCAAGATCCTATACACAATCTATTCAGATGCTTAATACATTACAGTTACAgttaaacaaaacagatttttctggtAATTAAAAATACCAACAATACTGCATAATATTCCAgagacattttgtttttaagcaaCTTTTATATTCAACAAGAACGTCTTCAGCCATAACTCACTTCTAGGTCAGCAGCATTTTTGCACAGCatctgaaatgtcttttttatcCCTCCCCGTTTCCCCCGGAAGATCCATCTGCTTATCATTTCTACACAGAACAAGCAACTGCCAGTTCCAAATTCCGGGCTTCAATGCAATTAAAATGCAGAGGTGTTTCTTCAGACTCTCTTGTACAAAGTAAGTCTATTGTCACACATCCTTTCTTCAGCCGTGAGAAAACTTCACTTTTCTAAGATTAAACTCAGTAGGTTGATTTATTGGTCCTACTTGAGTTTGAAGAATAAGAACTTGATTTCTTGGGGTACCTGCTTGATGAGAGAGACACTTGCATCCTCTGCGTAGTTCTCACACTTCGGCAAAGAAGAGCATATTTAAGGTTGTCTCTGAAGTCTTTTGAAATATAATAATAGATGAACGGATCAATACAACTATTCAAAGTGGAAAGACACAACACAGTTATGTACCACACATACAGATGGCTCTGGCTGTAGGCTTTGAGGAGTGAATAATGCACAATAATCAGCACATTGCTAGGTGTAAAACAAATAAGATACATGGACAGGACAACAATAATGAGTTTGATTGCTCTTTTTCGTTTCTTCCCAGTGCTTACATCTATGATGGAAGCACTCAGGGTCTTAATCATTAGAATGTATGCAAGAGCAGTGATGATAGCTGGGATTAAGAAGAGTCCAGTTGCaagtgagagaaaataaatcaacataTCATGAGCCAAAACGTTTTCAGGCAACACATCATGGCAGGTTGTGATGTTAAGATTTGAAATATATGTCGTCTGATTAACAAGATACAATGGAATAGTGCCCAACAAAATCACTATCCAGATACCAATGGAGATGCCCAAAgcaatttctgatttcttttttgaattCACTATGGGGTTCACCACAACCCAATACCGTTGTACACTGAGACATGTCATAAAGAGGATAGAACAGTACATATTTCCAtagaaaaacccaacaaatacTTTGCAGAGACCTTCACCAAATAGCCAGTTATTGCCATTTAGATGGTATGAAATCTTCAGTGGGAACCAGACAACAAAAAGAAGGTCTGCCAATGCCAAGTTAACCATATAAATCACAGCTGGATGTTTCTTCTTTGTTCGGAAAAAGAAGACCCAGAGAGCCATGGCATTGCTTGGCAAACCAATTATAAAGACAAAGATATAAACAATGGGAAGAAAAACTGTAGTCAGCTTTCCTGTGAGGACTTCTGCTACAAATTCATCCACCTCGTATAACTCTTCAGAATTATTTGCAGTTGGAACCTTGAGGCCAATGAAACTTCTTCCTTTTGGTCTGCTGGTTCCATTATTTcctagaattaaaaaaaaaaaaaaaaaaaaaaaaaagtcgcTGTTATTGAAATACAGACTTTTtgcccttttaaaaaataaaactagacACAGTGATTTACTCTGAACATTTACAGGCAGCCTTatcaacagaaaaattaagacTGATGTTCAAACACTTGATgatttatcttccttttcttttaaatttattgtcCAAAAGACAACTTTTACCCCCACAAGAATTTAAAGATTTTACcagaaacaaaaacactttCCCACATCACCAGTGATATTAAAAATGCCTTGTTAAAATGAGCTGTCAGGTTCTCCTACCACCTGAACAGCCACAGCAGAAACTGCTTCAATTACTCCAGGGCACCATTAGCTTTTCACACAGCAGTGCCAGATCACGTGAGTGCTGGGACTCAGAAAACTTCACAGCAGGCTAATTTAATTGCAGTAAAAGCTTCACCAGTTTAGATGGCTCAAAAATCAGCTATACAGTAAAAAGAGAGCATACTACCTTAAGACAAGCTAAAACTCAAAGTCAGAACACCGTGTCCAAAGCCATGCACAAATGATCTCAAGGGGCCCCCACACATTACAGTATATCTGAACAGAAATTTGAACACACTAACTCTTGTGCATGAAGTTGCAATATACAGTCCTCATCTGGGATCTCCTTCAAGAGAGATGCTCTCTGTGGTTTCTACTCGAAGTGCCATGTGGTAGAGCTGACAGCTACGACTGCTCCATATACAAACTCTTGTCACTTCACTTAGCTCTGCCTCTTCAAATGCTGTTAGAGCTCACAAACCATATGGGTGAGCCAGGTGCTCCCCACTGCTGAGTCCTGTAGGACAGACTTTGGATAGCTCAGTCCCTCAGCTGGAACATAAGAGTCTTTTTGAGTACCTGAACAGTGAACAGCCATAAAGAATGTTGAAGCATGGCCCCTTTGTTAATAAATAATTGAtacattttccaaatgaaagaATGCTCACACcttacattttaaagaattctCATACAAGAAGTATGTAAATACAGAACTGTGTGTGGTTCCCAGTAGACTCCCCTAAGTAGCCCACTTTAGATAGCTGTTCCTTTCAAATTATAACTGCAAATGTCTGATGTACAGCATTAGACTCCTGCCTAGACTCTGCAACCTTTTGAAGATGTATAGAGAAACACACAAATATTGATACTCCTCAGAGTTTTGAATTAAGTTAACCCAGATCCACTTGAGCACTTGAATATCTCCAGGCCCAGGCAGCCTTCACTGGAAAACTGAGGGGCAAGAAAACTTTTTGCTTGTACAATGACACGGACAAATCTTTGCAGTAGACTGCATGAAGACAGAGGCTTAAATTATACTAACGAAACCATTATCCTAAAGCAAATTAATTCAAATGCCAAGTAGCCATTTCGGTCTATATGTGGTGTAATTAcaacaaagcagaattttaaaaattctccaTTCAGACATTCAAGCTCCATGATAACATCAGCAATACTGTTCAAGACTGCAAAGTTTAATTATAATGCAGCAATCTTAGCTCCCTAAGCCAAGCTGTGAATATGAGAACCCATAAAACCAGCCTAAAGGTCATAGCTTACAGACATCAGATACTGAACTGATACTGAGCTAAGCAATGCTGATTTTCCTAGGCTTACAGCTCAAGCTGAGAAAGATCCTGGAGATGCTTAGAAACAGACCCTATATACCAAGTTGCTAGCAGTGGTCAGGATACAGTAAAAATGCACCATACAGTGCAATGTTAAGCACCTGTCCATCAGAAAGTGCTCGATGCAACCAAATTGCAGTCATGCTATTTTTGTTCTATTCCAATGACTTAAATTATTGTAAAAAACTAGAAGAGTAAATACTGGCTCTTTGCTCTTACTAATGTTTTGTGATCCCATATAAAACAATGCTTTGCAATTGAAGATCAGAGGTTAggtaggaaaaataaaagcctgaaGTGATACTGTGAGATGTTACAGTAAGAGCTACAGTAAAATGGATGTTCAGATACCTGAACCACAGACAGGACTTTGTATTGCAAGAATGTCAGAACGGAGACAAAGATTTGTTTTATTCTACTTTGTAAGACATAGTTATTTCAGAGACCAACTCTTGTTTTTATTCTGACTTCAATTCGAGCCTCAAAACTTCTGATTACATACACTGGGCAGCTTTTTTCAGTCCAGCCTATACATATAAGGAGACAGTGTCCTGTTTCCTTGCAGTTTACACTCCCTCACCGAGCAACCAATCCTTTGTTAGGTATGTGCATTTCTACATCCTTTTCTTACTCTTTCACCACTTGCCGTTTTCCATAACAATCGAGCTCTTTTCCAAGACCAGTTTCACCCTGCTTGACTCACGTAAAGAGAATGCAGTTGACTTGCTAATCTGCCCACGGGAAAAGCGTACTCTCTCCTCCCACAAAAGACTGTTTCAATACCTTTGCCATTTGTCCAGAAGATATAAGCCACTACATACCAAACACAAGTTTATGCCTACCCTGCAGACACAAAAGTGACAGCAGCACGAAGTATCCAAAAATCAACCACTTTACTCATGGAAGTAACACTCCCAACAGGACTAAATTAAAGATTATACGGGGTTTTGGATCTTCAAtatctctccctcttccccgaGAACTCCAAATTCCTCACTCCGTCGAGGTCAGGCAATTAGGCTACTAAACGGCAGTTTGGTTTCAGGAACTCGGCTCTGAACAATTTGCAGCTACCTAGCATCTACCCCTTGAGAAAACATGACGTATGCTTGGCTTCAATAGGTATATGATGTATAGCCTATGTTTGGTTTCAATATTTACACAATCTTTACGCGTATGATTTTATTAGGTAAATAACCCTGGTA
The genomic region above belongs to Sylvia atricapilla isolate bSylAtr1 chromosome Z, bSylAtr1.pri, whole genome shotgun sequence and contains:
- the F2RL1 gene encoding proteinase-activated receptor 2; translation: MAARLPLVLLFCALLEAAAAGNNGTSRPKGRSFIGLKVPTANNSEELYEVDEFVAEVLTGKLTTVFLPIVYIFVFIIGLPSNAMALWVFFFRTKKKHPAVIYMVNLALADLLFVVWFPLKISYHLNGNNWLFGEGLCKVFVGFFYGNMYCSILFMTCLSVQRYWVVVNPIVNSKKKSEIALGISIGIWIVILLGTIPLYLVNQTTYISNLNITTCHDVLPENVLAHDMLIYFLSLATGLFLIPAIITALAYILMIKTLSASIIDVSTGKKRKRAIKLIIVVLSMYLICFTPSNVLIIVHYSLLKAYSQSHLYVWYITVLCLSTLNSCIDPFIYYYISKDFRDNLKYALLCRSVRTTQRMQVSLSSSRYPKKSSSYSSNSSRTNKSTY